The Elaeis guineensis isolate ETL-2024a chromosome 13, EG11, whole genome shotgun sequence genome includes a region encoding these proteins:
- the LOC105056667 gene encoding F-box only protein 13, which yields MELNMSGIQGKTRKRKAPDDAYLGSAFSLDELNQDLLERVLSCLPPSSFFRLRSVCKRWNSVATSATFQLACSQIPFRDPWFLMVGQDLDRSVVFDSSEASWKNLRHPAYLQQSHACKPIPVASSGGLVCYRTDSGKLIVCNPVTGACRELPLVGQASESQTLHAITMYCSPKDPASYRIVLVQGEFSNLSFKVFSSMKNMWEDEVLLVQKAENSSESSVAGDETLYFLSKAGDVVATNMQRSPSKQYSSVLTMENGEEVVYFLSQSGTVVACNLARKTFFEHPRLLPIFFEYSIDVVECKGEMLVVVLSEFLETASLRVWKFSRGDHSWRQVAAMPPSMSHEFYGKKVDINCIGSGGMIFICVSSGEFSSYVMCNVVTDEWIELPKCYVNGKAKEFMSAFCFEPRVEASV from the coding sequence ATGGAGCTTAACATGAGTGGAATCCAAGGGAAAACCAGGAAGAGAAAGGCTCCAGATGATGCTTATTTGGGCTCTGCCTTCTCCTTAGATGAGCTGAATCAAGACCTTCTCGAAAGGGTCCTTTCCTGTCTTCCTCCCTCGAGCTTCTTTCGCCTTCGTTCGGTGTGCAAAAGATGGAATTCTGTTGCAACCTCTGCAACATTTCAGCTTGCCTGCTCTCAGATACCGTTCAGAGACCCATGGTTTCTCATGGTTGGTCAAGATCTAGACCGGTCCGTTGTTTTTGACAGCAGTGAAGCTAGCTGGAAAAATCTAAGGCATCCAGCTTACCTCCAACAAAGCCATGCTTGCAAGCCCATCCCTGTTGCATCATCTGGAGGTCTTGTCTGTTACCGCACCGATTCTGGCAAGTTGATTGTGTGCAATCCGGTCACTGGTGCCTGCCGCGAGCTCCCTCTGGTGGGCCAGGCCAGTGAAAGCCAAACTCTCCATGCTATCACCATGTACTGCTCTCCAAAAGATCCAGCTTCCTATAGAATTGTACTTGTCCAAGGTGAATTCTCAAACCTTTCTTTCAAAGTCTTCAGCTCCATGAAAAACATGTGGGAAGATGAAGTTCTGTTGGTTCAGAAAGCTGAGAATTCTTCGGAATCTAGTGTTGCCGGTGACGAGACTCTCTATTTTCTTAGCAAAGCGGGAGATGTTGTGGCCACCAACATGCAGAGGAGCCCATCTAAGCAATATTCATCAGTTCTAACCATGGAAAATGGAGAGGAGGTTGTGTATTTCCTTAGTCAATCAGGGACTGTCGTGGCTTGCAATCTTGCTCGGAAGACCTTCTTCGAACACCCAAGATTGCTGCCCATCTTTTTCGAGTACTCGATCGATGTGGTTGAGTGCAAGGGGGAGATGCTAGTTGTTGTGCTATCAGAGTTCCTAGAGACTGCAAGCTTGAGAGTCTGGAAGTTCTCCAGGGGAGACCACTCATGGCGGCAGGTCGCCGCAATGCCGCCATCCATGTCCCATGAATTCTATGGCAAAAAGGTTGACATAAACTGCATTGGCAGTGGGGGTATGATCTTCATATGTGTCAGTTCTGGCGAGTTCAGCAGCTATGTCATGTGTAATGTGGTGACTGATGAGTGGATAGAACTGCCCAAGTGTTATGTAAATGGCAAGGCTAAGGAGTTCATGTCTGCCTTCTGTTTTGAGCCAAGGGTGGAGGCTTCTGTTTGA
- the LOC105056668 gene encoding 1-phosphatidylinositol-3-phosphate 5-kinase FAB1B — translation METSDKAFSEIVGILRSLIPRRSEPANVSRDFWMPDHSCRVCYECDSQFTIFNRRHHCRLCGRIFCGRCTANSVPVLSDDPKSRREGGERIRVCNFCFKQWEQEVAVADNGVQAYGPIISPSLSTTSLVSTKSSGTVNSTATTICSYSTGPYQHVPYGSGPSPGHSANVETFADNQDSLIYGRGMDIRDPSPPSQLSYSMNRSGDSDDVYGLCPSNLEAQSFQHSDDFYGQVEFDEVDQDFHSNELHPAGENIDAKEICSPLHDNTEFHAGLDVDKMEEEAEPDNSYECDAASIYGMENADAEPVDFENNGLLWLPPDPEDEEDDKEAVLYDDDDEDASGEWGYLRSSNSFSSGEYRSRDRSSEEHKKAMKNVVDGHFRALISQLLQVENLPVGEENDKGSWLEIITSLSWEAATFLKPDTSKGGGMDPGGYVKVKCLACGNRSESMVVKGVVCKKNVAHRRMTSKIEKPRFLILGGALEYQRVTNLLSSFDTLLQQEMDHLKMAVAKIGAHHPNVLLVEKSVSRFAQDYLLAKNISLVLNIKRPLLERMARCTGAQIVPSIDHLSSQKLGYCDLFHVEKFVEEHGGAGQGGKKMMKTLMFFEGCPKPLGCTILLKGANTDELKKVKHVVQYGVFAAYHLALETSFLADEGASLPELPLKSPITVALPDKPSSIDRSISIIPGFTASAAGKPQLGSDAQRPHTSDPSLELLNSEKMVKVASLYSSESTNPQMADSASSCSLLSIDTQGFSVENNQAEQVVEPTSRPSVSSLSTSGVVSNFSPGHDAMKEKNKVCFGECDNAETFGPDDPAIEHDSVVPGSCNDSLETSERSGVMADTEIKSSNMVEKQAGSFSLATLCQDIDQRPDNTSIKEEFPPSPSDHQSILVSLSTRCVWKGTVCERSHLFRIKYYGNFDKPLGRYLRDHLFDQSYRCHSCDMPSEAHVHCYTHHQGSLTISVRKLPEILLKGERDGKIWMWHRCLRCPRNSGFPPATRRVVMSDAAWGLSLGKFLELSFSNHAAASRVASCGHSLHRDCLRFYGFGKMVACFRYASIDVHSVYLPPPKLDFNYMHQEWIQKEANEVADGAELLFNEILNALHQIAEKKLINGSMKVPELRHHIVELEGILEKEKAEFEDCLHRVLKKEARKGQPVFDILEVNKLKRQLIFYSYLWDQMLIFAAGSDNDEVLNSFIMRDKEKLTDLNLGLKPQKDFNSSETSPGNFTNNEFLHGSTNAVNHQEDINDHHTHYSSHQKRCIEVDSFQGKQIKTLRSTSTGASEQSVLLETGLIGRRTLSDGQFPVMLNLSDTFDAKWTGENGPFLFDSSLLDPSNSFEAAGAASVSKDSDERSGAEITQSLASALLTKLGDSAEDFSIWIRMPFLNFYRPFNRNLGSTPRFNALNEYNSVYVPLFRELECQGGARFLLPVGVNDTVIPIYDDEPTSIISYALVSLEYHIQISDEWERTRDGAETSPLLPPYDAGNLHLSRSFDETTSDPYKSFGSVDDGILSLSGSRGSVVLDPLIYTKGMHVKVSFADEGPLGKVKYTVTCYYAKHFDALRRTCCPSEFDFIRSLSRCKKWGAQGGKSNVFFAKSLDDRFIIKQVTKTELESFIKFAPEYFKYLSESIGTRSPTCLAKILGIYQVTSRNLKGGKELRMDVLVMENLLFGRNLTRLYDLKGSSRSRYNPDSSGNNKVLLDQNLIESMPTSPIFVGNKAKRLLERAVWNDTSFLASIDVMDYSLLVGVDEEKHELVLGIIDFMRQYTWDKHLETWVKASGILGGPKNVSPTVVSPKQYKKRFRKAMSAYFLVVPDQWSPPTIVPNNSQTDACQDNQEDG, via the exons ATGGAAACCTCTGATAAGGCATTCTCTGAGATAGTTGGCATCCTGAGGTCCTTGATCCCTCGACGGTCTGAGCCTGCAAATGTATCAAGGGACTTTTGGATGCCCGACCATAGCTGTAGGGTTTGTTATGAGTGTGATTCACAATTCACAATATTCAACCGCAGACACCATTGCCGTCTTTGTGGGCGTATTTTTTGTGGAAGGTGCACTGCAAATTCGGTCCCTGTTTTGTCTGATGACCCAAAGAGTCGCCGAGAAGGGGGGGAGCGGATCCGGGTTTGTAACTTTTGTTTTAAACAGTGGGAGCAGGAAGTAGCAGTTGCTGATAATGGGGTTCAAGCATATGGTCCAATCATTAGTCCTTCACTTTCAACAACCAGTTTGGTTAGTACCAAGTCCAGTGGGACTGTTAACAGCACAGCCACAACCATCTGTTCCTACTCAACTGGACCTTATCAGCATGTTCCATATGGTTCTGGCCCTAGTCCTGGCCATTCTGCAAACGTTGAAACCTTTGCAgataatcaggattctctaatatATGGAAGGGGCATGGACATCAGAGATCCATCTCCACCCAGTCAATTAAGTTATTCTATGAACAG GAGTGGTGACAGTGATGATGTGTATGGTTTATGCCCTTCTAATTTGGAAGCACAAAGTTTTCAGCATTCTGATGACTTCTATGGCCAAGTTGAGTTTGATGAGGTTGACCAGGATTTCCATTCAAATGAACTGCATCCTGCTGGAGAAAATATTGATGCCAAGGAGATCTGCTCCCCACTTCATGACAACACAGAATTTCATGCAGGCTTAGATGTTGATAAGATGGAGGAAGAAGCTGAACCTGATAATAGCTATGAATGTGATGCTGCTTCCATCTATGGAATGGAAAATGCAGATGCAGAGCCTGTGGACTTTGAGAACAATGGACTACTTTGGCTTCCTCCTGacccagaagatgaagaagatgacAAAGAGGCTGTTCTATAtgatgatgacgatgaagatgctTCCGGAGAGTGGGGATATCTTCGCTCATCAAATAGCTTTAGCAGTGGTGAGTACCGGAGCAGAGATCGGTCGAGTGAAGAGCATAAGAAGGCAATGAAAAATGTGGTCGATGGACATTTTAGGGCTTTGATATCTCAACTACTGCAGGTTGAAAATCTTCCTGTGGGGGAGGAAAATGATAAGGGAAGTTGGTTGGAAATAATTACATCTTTATCATGGGAAGCAGCTACTTTCCTTAAGCCAGACACTAGCAAGGGAGGAGGAATGGATCCGGGTGGGTACGTGAAGGTTAAGTGCTTAGCCTGTGGAAATCGTAGTGAAAG CATGGTTGTAAAAGGAGTTGTATGTAAGAAGAATGTGGCACACCGGCGCATGACATCCAAAATAGAAAAACCTCGTTTTCTAATTCTTGGAGGGGCTCTTGAGTACCAGCGAGTAACAAATCTGCTGTCTAGTTTTGATACTTTGCTGCAGCAG GAAATGGATCACTTGAAAATGGCAGTTGCAAAGATTGGTGCTCACCACCCCAATGTCCTTCTGGTGGAGAAATCAGTGTCTCGGTTTGCCCAAGATTATCTTTTAGCAAAGAACATTTCGCTTGTTTTGAATATCAAGAGGCCCCTCTTGGAGCGTATGGCCCGCTGCACTGGTGCACAGATAGTACCTTCTATTGACCATCTGTCATCTCAGAAACTGGGGTACTGTGATTTATTTCATGTGGAAAAGTTTGTTGAAGAACATGGTGGTGCAGGGCAGGGTgggaaaaaaatgatgaagactttGATGTTTTTTGAAGGGTGCCCGAAGCCCTTGGGTTGCACT ATTTTGCTTAAAGGTGCCAATACTGATGAGTTGAAGAAAGTGAAACATGTGGTCCAGTATGGAGTTTTTGCAGCCTACCACTTGGCTTTAGAAACATCTTTTCTTGCAGATGAAGGTGCCTCTCTACCAGAACTCCCCTTGAAGTCTCCAATTACTGTCGCACTGCCTGATAAACCTTCTAGCATCGACAGATCCATTTCCATAATACCTGGCTTCACAGCCTCTGCTGCTGGCAAGCCCCAACTTGGTAGTGATGCTCAAAGACCCCATACATCAGATCCATCTCTAGAATTACTGAATTCTGAAAAAATGGTAAAGGTGGCATCATTATATTCCTCTGAAAGCACAAACCCTCAAATGGCAGATTCCGCCTCTTCATGTAGCTTATTATCTATTGATACTCAAGGGTTTTCTGTGGAGAACAACCAGGCTGAGCAAGTTGTGGAACCAACAAGCAGGCCATCTGTATCTTCTTTATCTACTTCTGGTGTAGTCTCAAATTTTTCACCTGGACATGATGCcatgaaagagaaaaataaggtTTGCTTTGGAGAATGTGACAATGCTGAAACATTTGGACCTGATGACCCTGCAATTGAGCATGACTCTGTTGTCCCAGGCAGCTGTAATGATAGTTTGGAGACCTCAGAAAGGTCTGGTGTAATGGCAGATACTGAAATCAAAAGCAGTAATATGGTAGAAAAGCAAGCTGGCTCCTTCAGTTTGGCAACTTTATGTCAAGATATTGACCAGAGGCCTGACAACACATCGATAAAGGAAGAATTCCCACCTTCTCCTTCTGATCATCAGAGCATTTTGGTTTCTCTGTCAACCCGTTGCGTGTGGAAAGGAACTGTTTGTGAGCGCTCACATCTCTTTCGTATCAAGTACTATGGCAACTTTGACAAACCTTTAGGCAGATATTTACGTGACCATCTTTTTGACCAG AGTTATAGGTGCCATTCTTGTGATATGCCTTCAGAAGCTCATGTTCATTGTTACACGCATCACCAGGGCAGTCTGACTATATCTGTTAGAAAGCTTCCAGAGATTCTTTTGAAAGGAGAACGAGATGGCAAGATCTGGATGTGGCATAGGTGCTTACGGTGTCCTCGTAACAGTGGATTCCCTCCAGCAACCCGTAGAGTTGTGATGTCTGATGCTGCTTGGGGTTTATCTTTGGGTAAATTCTTGGAGCTTAGCTTTTCAAATCATGCTGCTGCAAGTAGGGTAGCTAGCTGTGGCCATTCTCTTCACAGAGACTGCCTCCGATTTTATGG GTTTGGAAAAATGGTTGCTTGCTTCCGTTATGCATCAATTGATGTTCACTCTGTATACCTGCCTCCTCCCAAGCTTGATTTCAATTATATGCATCAGGAGTGGATACAGAAGGAGGCGAATGAG GTGGCTGATGGGGCAGAACTTTTGTTCAATGAAATTTTAAATGCTTTACACCAAATTGCTGAGAAAAAGCTCATTAATGGTAGCATGAAAGTACCAGAATTAAGGCATCACATTGTTGAACTTGAAGGAATTCTGGAGAAGGAGAAGGCTGAATTTGAG GATTGCCTGCATAGAGTACTGAAAAAGGAGGCGAGGAAGGGGCAACCAGTCTTTGATATTCTTGAGGTTAATAAGCTAAAGAGGCAGTTGATCTTTTATTCATATTTATGGGATCAAATGTTGATATTTGCTGCTGGATCAGataatgatgaagttcttaacagTTTCATTATGAGAGATAAGGAGAAGCTGACAGATCTGAATCTAGGACTGAAGCCACAAAAAGACTTTAATAGTTCGGAGACTTCACCTGGAAATTTCACAAACAATGAATTCCTTCATGGGAGCACAAATGCAGTTAACCATCAGGAGGAtatcaatgatcatcatactcaTTATTCCAGTCATCAAAAAAGATGTATAGAAGTCGATTCTTTTCAAGGGAAACAAATCAAAACCCTTCGTTCTACCAGCACAGGTGCAAGCGAACAATCAGTTCTTTTAGAAACTGGTCTTATTGGCCGTCGAACCCTCTCTGATGGGCAGTTTCCAGTTATGTTAAATTTATCAGACACTTTTGATGCAAAGTGGACAGGAGAAAATGGTCCTTTCCTTTTTGATTCAAGCTTGTTGGATCCATCAAATTCTTTTGAAGCAGCAGGTGCAGCATCAGTTTCGAAGGATTCCGATGAACGAAGTGGAGCTGAAATTACTCAATCCTTAGCCTCTGCATTGCTCACCAAGTTGGGAGACAGTGCTGAGGACTTCTCAATCTGGATCAGAATGCCTTTTCTGAACTTCTATCGTCCTTTTAACAGGAATTTGGGAAGCACTCCAAGATTTAATGCTCTCAATGAGTATAACTCTGTCTATGTTCCTTTGTTCCGAGAGTTAGAGTGTCAGGGTGGGGCAAGGTTTCTTCTTCCTGTTGGAGTCAATGACACAGTCATCCCAATTTATGATGATGAACCAACCAGTATTATTTCTTATGCACTTGTCTCACTTGAATATCATATTCAGATTTCAGATGAGTGGGAGAGAACAAGAGATGGTGCAGAAACTTCACCTTTGTTGCCACCCTATGATGCAGGAAATCTTCACCTATCTCGGTCATTTGATGAAACTACTTCCGATCCTTATAAAAGTTTTGGATCAGTTGATGATGGCATTTTGTCTTTGTCTGGGAGCAGGGGCTCTGTAGTTTTGGATCCACTTATCTATACAAAAGGAATGCATGTCAAAGTTTCTTTTGCAGATGAAGGCCCACTTGGAAAAGTGAAATATACCGTCACCTGTTATTATGCAAAACATTTTGATGCTTTAAGGAGAACTTGCTGCCCATCAGAGTTTGATTTCATAAGGTCTCTCAGTCGCTGTAAAAAATGGGGAGCGCAGGGTGGCAAGAGCAATGTCTTTTTCGCAAAATCATTGGATGATAGGTTCATTATAAAACAAGTTACAAAAACTGAACTAGAGTCATTTATCAAGTTTGCTCCAGAGTATTTTAAATACCTCTCAGAGTCAATAGGCACTAGAAGCCCCACATGCTTGGCTAAGATTCTTGGTATTTATCAG GTTACATCCAGGAACCTGAAGGGTGGAAAGGAACTGAGGATGGATGTGCTGGTTATGGAGAATCTTTTGTTTGGGCGGAATTTGACAAGGTTGTATGACTTAAAGGGATCTTCAAGGTCACGATATAATCCAGATTCAAGTGGTAACAATAAAGTACTTCTTGATCAAAACTTAATCGAGTCAATGCCGACTTCTCCAATTTTTGTGGGGAACAAGGCAAAGCGGCTATTGGAAAGAGCTGTTTGGAATGATACTTCCTTCCTCGCG TCTATAGATGTAATGGATTACTCTTTACTGGTTGGAGTGGACGAGGAGAAGCATGAACTGGTACTGGGAATCATAGATTTCATGAGGCAGTATACATGGGACAAACACTTAGAGACATGGGTAAAAGCTTCTGGAATTTTGGGTGGGCCGAAGAATGTGTCTCCAACGGTGGTTTCACCAAAGCAATACAAAAAGCGTTTCAGAAAGGCCATGTCTGCATATTTTCTTGTGGTCCCAGATCAGTGGTCACCTCCTACAATTGTCCCCAACAATTCACAGACTGATGCCTGTCAAGATAATCAGGAGGATGGTTGA